From a region of the bacterium genome:
- the groL gene encoding chaperonin GroEL (60 kDa chaperone family; promotes refolding of misfolded polypeptides especially under stressful conditions; forms two stacked rings of heptamers to form a barrel-shaped 14mer; ends can be capped by GroES; misfolded proteins enter the barrel where they are refolded when GroES binds): MSKIILFDEEARQKIKRGVDQLANAVKVTLGPRGRNVVIDRKFGSPTSTKDGVTVAKEIELEDHFENMGAQMVNEVASKTSDVAGDGTTTATVLAQAIFQEGLRNVTAGANPIDLKRGIDEGVEVVVAELRKLSKPVKDKKEIAQVGTISANNDPTIGDLIAEAMDKVGKDGVITVEEAKSMETSLDIVEGMQFDRGYLSPYFVTNPDRMEAVLEEPYILFHEKKISNMRDLLPLLEKIAKLGKPLLIIAEDVEGEALATLVVNKLRGTLNGSAVKAPGFGDRRKSMLEDMAILTGGKVITEDLGIKLENVSLEDLGHCKRVTIDKDNTTIIEGKGKAKDIEGRVKQIRNQVEETTSDYDREKLQERLAKLVGGVAVINVGAATETEMKEKKARVEDALNATRAAVEEGVVVGGGVALVRCRKALANLKLEGDRQVGIRILSRALDEPLRQIANNAGAEGSLVVEHVEKEKGNVGYNAATMKYEDLVKQGIIDPTKVTRSALQNAASVAGLMLTTECVISDKPDNKSGGMPDMSGGMGGMGGMGM; this comes from the coding sequence CCCACCTCCACCAAGGACGGCGTTACGGTGGCCAAGGAGATCGAACTCGAAGATCATTTCGAAAATATGGGCGCCCAGATGGTGAACGAGGTCGCCAGCAAGACCTCCGACGTGGCCGGCGACGGCACCACGACGGCGACTGTTCTGGCCCAGGCCATCTTCCAGGAAGGCCTGCGCAACGTGACGGCCGGCGCCAACCCGATCGACCTCAAGCGCGGCATTGATGAAGGCGTGGAGGTGGTTGTCGCGGAGCTCCGCAAGCTCTCCAAGCCGGTCAAGGACAAGAAAGAAATCGCCCAGGTCGGCACCATTTCGGCGAACAACGATCCCACCATCGGCGACCTCATCGCCGAGGCCATGGACAAGGTCGGCAAGGACGGCGTCATCACCGTCGAGGAAGCCAAGTCCATGGAAACCTCGCTCGACATCGTCGAGGGCATGCAGTTCGACAGGGGATACCTCAGCCCCTACTTCGTGACGAATCCCGATCGGATGGAAGCGGTTCTGGAAGAGCCTTACATCCTCTTCCACGAGAAGAAGATCAGCAACATGCGCGATCTGCTTCCCCTTCTCGAGAAAATCGCCAAGCTGGGCAAGCCGCTCCTCATCATCGCCGAGGACGTCGAGGGCGAGGCCCTGGCCACCCTCGTGGTGAACAAGCTGCGCGGCACGCTGAACGGCTCGGCCGTCAAGGCGCCCGGCTTCGGCGATCGCCGCAAGTCGATGCTCGAGGACATGGCGATCCTGACCGGCGGCAAGGTCATCACCGAAGACCTCGGCATCAAGCTCGAGAACGTGAGCCTGGAGGACCTCGGCCATTGCAAGCGCGTGACCATCGACAAGGACAACACCACCATCATCGAGGGCAAGGGCAAGGCCAAGGACATCGAGGGCCGCGTCAAGCAGATTCGCAATCAGGTTGAAGAGACGACCAGCGACTACGACCGCGAGAAGCTCCAGGAGCGGCTCGCCAAGCTGGTGGGCGGCGTGGCCGTCATCAACGTCGGCGCTGCGACCGAGACCGAGATGAAGGAGAAGAAGGCCCGCGTCGAGGACGCCCTGAACGCGACCCGCGCGGCGGTCGAGGAAGGCGTCGTGGTCGGCGGCGGCGTCGCTCTCGTGCGGTGCCGCAAGGCCCTCGCCAACTTGAAGCTCGAGGGCGATCGCCAGGTCGGCATCCGGATTCTCTCGCGCGCCCTGGATGAGCCCCTCCGGCAGATCGCGAACAATGCGGGCGCCGAAGGCTCCCTCGTCGTCGAGCACGTCGAGAAAGAGAAAGGCAACGTGGGCTACAACGCGGCCACGATGAAGTATGAGGACCTCGTCAAGCAGGGTATCATCGACCCCACGAAGGTGACTCGCTCCGCGCTGCAGAACGCGGCTTCCGTGGCGGGCCTGATGCTCACGACCGAGTGCGTGATTTCGGACAAGCCGGATAATAAATCCGGTGGTATGCCCGATATGTCCGGCGGTATGGGCGGCATGGGCGGCATGGGCATGTAA